A genomic window from Cupriavidus metallidurans CH34 includes:
- the modA gene encoding molybdate ABC transporter substrate-binding protein, which yields MTFRTLPFLRRAACVGAALALTVAAPSAFAADLVVSAAASLTNAFKTLAEQYEHAHPDTKVVLNFGASDVLMQQIIKGAPADVFASADQTAMDKAEAEKVVQPASRKDFAANQVVLIVPQDSKLGIGSLKDLTRADVKRVAYGNPSSVPVGRYTKGALEAEGLWDAVAAKGVPAQNVRQSLDYVARGEVDAGFVFATDAAIMPEKVKVAVRVPNRTPVTYPIAVTTQTKQAQQATSFVQYVLSSEGQAVLAKFGFQKP from the coding sequence ATGACCTTCCGCACCCTGCCCTTCCTGCGCCGCGCCGCCTGCGTCGGCGCCGCCCTGGCCCTGACCGTCGCCGCACCGTCGGCCTTTGCCGCCGATCTCGTGGTCTCCGCCGCCGCCAGCCTGACCAACGCGTTCAAGACGCTGGCCGAGCAGTACGAGCACGCCCACCCGGATACCAAGGTGGTGCTGAATTTCGGCGCTTCGGACGTGCTGATGCAGCAGATCATCAAGGGCGCGCCGGCCGATGTGTTCGCGTCCGCCGACCAGACCGCCATGGACAAGGCCGAGGCCGAGAAGGTCGTGCAACCGGCCAGCCGCAAGGACTTTGCCGCCAACCAGGTAGTGCTGATCGTGCCGCAGGACAGCAAGCTCGGCATCGGCTCGCTCAAGGACCTGACCCGCGCCGACGTCAAGCGCGTGGCATACGGCAATCCGTCGTCAGTGCCGGTGGGCCGCTATACCAAGGGCGCGCTCGAGGCCGAGGGCCTTTGGGATGCCGTGGCGGCCAAGGGCGTGCCGGCCCAGAACGTTCGCCAGAGCCTGGACTACGTGGCGCGCGGCGAAGTCGACGCCGGCTTCGTGTTCGCCACCGATGCGGCGATCATGCCGGAGAAGGTCAAGGTGGCGGTGCGCGTGCCAAATCGCACGCCGGTCACCTACCCCATCGCCGTCACCACGCAGACGAAGCAGGCCCAGCAGGCCACCAGCTTCGTCCAGTACGTACTGTCGTCCGAGGGCCAGGCCGTGCTGGCCAAATTTGGATTCCAGAAACCGTAA
- a CDS encoding PqiC family protein, translated as MMKRSLMLLALAAALLNGCASPEPRYYTLASTAAPAATPPTPGTQPIWIEVSPVRVPERLNRTQLVVADGNAGVVKMLDLSRWSAPLPDELRDALSQQLQAKLGAVDIYQQGLSEVEPVYRVTTEVVRLDADPGQRASASIAWTVRRLPDGKVLGGRTEAELPAPGQVDGVVNAYRQIVAATAADIAAGVLSLRR; from the coding sequence ATGATGAAACGCTCGCTGATGCTTCTGGCGCTGGCCGCCGCGCTGCTCAACGGCTGTGCATCGCCGGAGCCCCGCTACTACACGCTCGCATCCACAGCCGCACCGGCCGCCACGCCCCCGACACCCGGCACGCAGCCCATCTGGATCGAGGTGTCGCCGGTCAGGGTGCCGGAGCGCCTGAACCGCACCCAGCTCGTGGTAGCCGACGGCAACGCTGGCGTCGTGAAGATGCTGGACCTGTCGCGCTGGTCCGCGCCGTTGCCGGACGAGTTGCGCGATGCGCTGTCACAGCAGCTTCAGGCGAAACTCGGTGCCGTGGATATCTATCAGCAGGGCCTGTCCGAAGTGGAACCGGTCTATCGCGTGACCACGGAAGTAGTGCGGCTGGATGCGGACCCTGGCCAGCGCGCCAGCGCTTCGATCGCCTGGACCGTACGCCGGCTGCCCGATGGCAAGGTCCTGGGCGGCCGCACGGAAGCCGAGCTGCCCGCGCCCGGTCAGGTGGATGGCGTGGTGAACGCCTATCGCCAGATCGTCGCGGCAACCGCGGCCGACATCGCCGCCGGCGTGCTATCCCTGCGCCGCTGA
- a CDS encoding fimbria/pilus outer membrane usher protein, with the protein MTMRTRKPRASRALAARWILATALPTAVFANEPGKTATIAAVKFNSDFLKRSDGTSVDVSRFAFGNPISPGDHAVDIYLNGSWVGRETVRFRSRDEVVGPCMDRSLITRLNLDEQALPPASRNAIAQAVSGECTRPSDISEDLTWSFNLNDLRLDIGVAQALLRRTPRGSVSPELLDDGVPSATVAYNFNTFHTTGSSSVTSTYLGIDSGLNIGAWHLRQRSSMSWQSMGQSTYDYQNIATYLQRDISRLRSQLTVGDAYTDGAVFDSFSVRGVNLASDDRMLPDSARGYAPLVRGVARSNARVTVTQNGNKLYETTVAPGPFEIKDLYATGYGGNLLVTVTEADGSQSSFTVPYASVAQLLRPGITRYSATVGEYRDGSRTSSRREKLVQGTVQHGFNNFVTGYAGLVLSEGYRAGLIGAALNLPIGAFALDATHAHASIDQVDNTSGQSVRLSYSKFVPSTSTSMSLAAYRYATRGFWTMSDAFTARASGGNARAVDRQRSQVQLTLNQSLGDRWGNFYLTGTSAEYWNRGGTALMFQVGYSNSLRVLGLPMTYNIAASRQREAMTGRFTTQVFASLTVPLGKSSHAPMLSFGATHSDSQSSQQMRLSGTALEDNAFTYGLNVDRSPNTTTGGGNVQYRTPYTTVSASVSGGGGYTQYSGGLQGALVAHQGGITLANFLGDTIGIVEAKGATGARVANATGVRIDAFGYAIVPYLQPYNMNTIEIDPRGIPLDVSLDATSAQVAPRANAAVKIKFAALSGRAVIISASQPDGAPLPFGASVRDRDNAEIGVVGQSGIIFARGIEDTGRLQVSWGTHSAQRCTIEYRLPEKVRNATSFTQIRSVCQPDAKGES; encoded by the coding sequence ATGACGATGCGCACTCGGAAGCCGCGCGCCTCGCGCGCTCTGGCTGCGCGTTGGATCCTGGCCACCGCTCTGCCCACCGCGGTATTTGCTAATGAACCCGGCAAGACGGCCACCATCGCAGCCGTCAAGTTCAATTCAGATTTTCTGAAACGTTCCGATGGCACCAGCGTCGATGTCAGCCGGTTTGCGTTTGGCAACCCCATCTCACCTGGCGACCATGCGGTCGACATCTACCTGAACGGATCGTGGGTTGGTCGAGAGACAGTGCGATTCCGGTCCCGGGACGAGGTTGTCGGCCCATGCATGGACCGATCGCTCATTACCCGGTTGAATCTCGACGAACAGGCGCTGCCACCCGCCAGCCGCAATGCGATAGCGCAGGCCGTCAGTGGCGAATGCACTCGCCCATCGGACATCTCGGAAGACCTCACCTGGTCGTTCAACCTCAATGACCTGCGTCTCGACATCGGCGTGGCGCAGGCATTGTTACGCCGCACGCCGCGCGGCAGCGTCAGCCCAGAGCTCCTGGATGATGGCGTCCCGTCCGCGACGGTCGCCTACAATTTCAACACGTTCCACACTACTGGTAGCTCATCTGTCACTTCTACCTACCTTGGCATCGATTCCGGATTAAACATCGGTGCCTGGCACCTGCGGCAGCGCTCCTCGATGAGTTGGCAGTCCATGGGCCAAAGCACCTACGACTACCAGAACATCGCGACCTATTTGCAGCGGGATATATCGCGCCTGCGTAGTCAGCTCACCGTTGGCGATGCCTACACGGATGGAGCCGTCTTCGACAGCTTTTCCGTGCGCGGCGTGAATCTGGCCAGCGATGACCGGATGCTTCCTGACTCCGCACGCGGCTATGCGCCACTGGTGCGAGGCGTCGCCCGCTCCAATGCGCGTGTCACGGTCACGCAGAATGGCAACAAGCTCTATGAAACGACCGTGGCGCCAGGACCGTTCGAGATCAAGGATCTCTACGCCACCGGTTATGGCGGCAATCTGCTCGTCACGGTGACAGAAGCCGACGGCAGCCAAAGCAGCTTTACCGTGCCCTATGCATCTGTGGCTCAGCTTCTACGGCCCGGTATCACGCGGTACTCGGCCACGGTTGGGGAGTACCGCGATGGCTCGCGCACGTCTTCCCGCCGCGAGAAACTGGTCCAGGGTACGGTGCAGCACGGGTTCAACAACTTCGTAACGGGCTATGCCGGGCTAGTCCTCTCGGAGGGCTACCGGGCGGGCCTGATCGGCGCGGCCTTGAATCTGCCCATTGGCGCATTCGCGCTGGATGCGACCCATGCCCACGCCTCGATCGACCAGGTTGACAACACCAGCGGACAAAGCGTGCGCCTCAGCTACAGCAAGTTCGTGCCGTCAACTAGCACGAGTATGTCACTCGCCGCCTATCGCTATGCGACCCGTGGCTTCTGGACGATGAGCGACGCATTCACGGCTCGCGCCAGCGGTGGCAATGCCCGCGCCGTGGACCGCCAGCGCAGCCAGGTCCAACTCACGCTGAATCAGAGTCTCGGAGATCGCTGGGGCAACTTCTATCTCACAGGCACTTCCGCGGAATACTGGAATCGGGGCGGTACTGCGCTGATGTTCCAGGTGGGCTACAGCAACTCGCTGCGTGTGCTGGGACTGCCGATGACCTACAACATCGCGGCCTCACGCCAACGCGAGGCGATGACCGGCCGGTTCACCACCCAGGTTTTCGCCAGCCTCACCGTACCGCTGGGCAAGAGCAGCCACGCCCCGATGCTGTCGTTCGGCGCCACGCATAGTGACAGCCAATCCTCGCAACAGATGCGGCTGAGCGGCACTGCACTCGAGGACAACGCCTTCACCTATGGCCTGAACGTCGACCGTTCGCCGAACACAACCACCGGCGGTGGCAACGTACAGTACCGGACGCCTTACACCACCGTTTCCGCTTCTGTCAGCGGCGGCGGCGGTTACACGCAATACTCGGGTGGCCTGCAAGGCGCCCTGGTCGCCCACCAAGGAGGCATCACACTTGCCAACTTCCTTGGCGACACCATCGGCATCGTCGAAGCAAAGGGCGCTACCGGCGCGCGCGTCGCCAATGCGACGGGCGTCAGGATCGACGCATTCGGCTACGCCATTGTGCCGTACCTCCAGCCTTACAACATGAACACGATCGAGATAGATCCACGCGGGATACCGCTGGATGTATCGCTGGACGCGACCAGCGCCCAGGTAGCGCCGCGCGCGAACGCAGCGGTAAAAATCAAGTTCGCCGCGCTCAGCGGACGCGCCGTCATCATTTCAGCCAGCCAGCCCGATGGAGCGCCTTTGCCCTTTGGCGCATCAGTGCGCGATAGGGACAATGCCGAAATCGGCGTGGTTGGCCAAAGCGGCATCATTTTCGCGCGTGGCATCGAAGACACCGGACGCTTGCAGGTGTCCTGGGGCACACACTCAGCGCAACGCTGCACGATCGAATATCGGCTGCCGGAGAAGGTCCGCAATGCGACATCATTCACGCAGATCCGATCGGTATGCCAGCCCGACGCAAAGGGGGAATCGTGA
- a CDS encoding bifunctional 2',3'-cyclic-nucleotide 2'-phosphodiesterase/3'-nucleotidase, translating into MQLHRIQAATLAALLVGVTALAACGSDDPSSSTSGNNGGNSGNSGNGGNNGGDTPAAIVAGTKSTLALLETTDLHTNVLSYDYFKLAEDKSLGFERVSTLIKSARQEFPNSLLLDNGDTIQGTALSDYQALVKPVSCTETLAMYKVMNAAGFDGGGIGNHEFNYGLQYLSQVTGSKFNVDGLPDPATQTACAGPKFPQVLANVYSVKTRAPLFQPYAILSKTLTATGPDGKTVTAPIKVGIIGFAPPAIMSWDKRWLDGKVYTEGLVETAQKYIPEMRAKGADLVVVISHGGLDNSTYSPTMENGSYHLSKVAGVDAMLIGHSHQIFPDANSTVGQFNLPGVDKVKGTVNGVPTVMANYWGKHLGVINLSLNHDGKSWSVDRTKTTVEARSTQNADKTYVTADASVAPMIDTEHQATIQYVKTPIGSTNYRMSSYFADVGDPGAIQIVNMAQAAYVKDYVTANLPALASLPVLSVSAPFKSGFGGGSDYTDVASGNLAINNAADLYLYPNTVYAVKVNGDDVKAWLETAAKRFNQIDPAKTTDQQLISTFPGYNFDMFTDPDMQYEIDVTQPVGSRIKNLTYKGAPVTAAMNFIVATNNYRASGGGNFPGLDGTKTIYASPDANRDVLISYIKKVANVTRMVNGSARSWKFTKVTTTGKVVFSSGIGMLQQATDAGLTNISLDKADDGSGKNLSQYKLDLSL; encoded by the coding sequence ATGCAACTCCATCGCATCCAGGCCGCGACGCTCGCGGCCTTGCTGGTGGGGGTGACCGCGCTGGCCGCCTGCGGCTCAGACGACCCCTCGTCCTCCACCTCCGGCAACAACGGCGGCAATAGCGGAAACAGTGGCAACGGCGGTAACAACGGTGGCGACACCCCGGCGGCGATCGTCGCAGGTACCAAGTCCACGCTGGCGCTGCTCGAGACCACCGACCTCCACACCAACGTCCTGAGCTATGACTACTTCAAGCTGGCCGAGGACAAGTCGCTGGGCTTCGAGCGCGTCTCGACGCTGATCAAGTCCGCGCGGCAGGAGTTTCCGAACAGCCTGTTGCTCGACAACGGCGACACGATCCAGGGCACCGCGCTCTCGGACTATCAGGCACTGGTGAAGCCGGTCTCGTGCACCGAGACCCTGGCGATGTACAAGGTGATGAACGCCGCTGGCTTTGACGGCGGTGGCATCGGCAATCACGAATTCAATTATGGGTTGCAGTACCTGAGCCAGGTCACCGGCAGCAAGTTCAACGTGGACGGCCTGCCCGATCCTGCCACCCAGACCGCATGCGCGGGCCCGAAGTTTCCGCAGGTGCTGGCCAACGTCTACAGCGTCAAGACGCGCGCGCCGCTGTTCCAGCCGTACGCGATCCTGAGCAAGACGCTGACGGCTACCGGCCCGGACGGCAAGACGGTCACCGCGCCGATCAAGGTTGGCATCATCGGCTTCGCGCCGCCGGCCATCATGAGCTGGGACAAGCGCTGGCTCGACGGCAAGGTCTACACCGAAGGTCTGGTGGAGACGGCCCAGAAATACATTCCCGAGATGCGCGCCAAGGGCGCCGACCTCGTCGTCGTGATTTCGCATGGTGGCCTGGATAACTCGACCTACTCGCCGACGATGGAGAACGGCAGCTATCACCTGTCGAAGGTGGCTGGCGTGGACGCGATGCTGATCGGCCACTCGCACCAGATCTTCCCGGATGCCAACAGCACGGTCGGCCAGTTCAACCTGCCGGGCGTGGACAAGGTCAAGGGCACGGTCAACGGCGTGCCGACCGTGATGGCCAACTACTGGGGCAAGCACCTGGGCGTGATCAACCTGTCGCTGAACCACGACGGCAAGAGCTGGAGCGTCGATCGCACCAAGACCACTGTGGAGGCGCGCTCGACCCAGAACGCCGACAAGACCTATGTGACGGCCGACGCCAGCGTGGCGCCGATGATCGACACCGAGCACCAGGCAACTATCCAATACGTGAAGACGCCGATCGGCAGTACCAATTACCGCATGTCGAGCTACTTCGCCGACGTGGGTGATCCGGGTGCGATTCAGATCGTCAACATGGCACAGGCTGCCTACGTGAAGGACTACGTCACCGCGAACCTGCCAGCGCTGGCCTCGCTGCCCGTGCTGTCGGTTTCGGCCCCGTTCAAGAGCGGCTTTGGCGGTGGCAGCGACTATACCGACGTGGCGTCCGGCAACCTGGCCATCAACAACGCGGCCGATCTCTACCTGTACCCGAACACGGTGTACGCGGTGAAGGTCAACGGCGACGATGTGAAGGCATGGCTGGAAACCGCGGCCAAGCGCTTCAACCAGATCGACCCGGCCAAGACGACCGACCAGCAGTTGATCAGCACCTTCCCGGGCTACAACTTCGACATGTTCACCGATCCGGACATGCAGTATGAGATCGACGTGACGCAGCCGGTTGGCAGCCGTATCAAGAACCTGACGTACAAGGGCGCGCCGGTGACCGCGGCGATGAACTTCATCGTGGCTACCAACAACTATCGTGCCAGCGGGGGCGGCAACTTCCCGGGCCTCGATGGCACCAAGACGATCTATGCCTCGCCAGATGCCAACCGCGATGTGCTGATCAGCTACATCAAGAAGGTGGCCAATGTCACACGCATGGTCAACGGCAGCGCGCGTAGCTGGAAGTTCACCAAGGTGACCACCACGGGCAAGGTGGTGTTCAGCTCGGGTATCGGGATGCTGCAGCAGGCAACCGACGCTGGGTTGACCAATATCTCGCTCGACAAGGCAGACGATGGGTCCGGCAAGAACCTGTCGCAGTACAAGCTCGATCTCAGCTTGTGA
- a CDS encoding fimbrial biogenesis chaperone yields MFKTSICRAAIAAVLLAMTAPGTLASVVLTGTRVIYPESEREVSLKLTNEGDAPSLVQAWIDDGDPNATPENAKSLFVLTPPLFRLDAKKGQTLRIIQLQQALSRDQESLFWLNVLEVPPIASSSKDPQNSLQFAFRSRIKLFFRPTGLPGDADSAPTKVTWRFVRKDDGHHVLTATNPTPYHITYTKVEATSGGHVYSNDAGAMVNPGGTVEFAIDDASPVSGEPAQVSYTFISDYGAGVSGVHNAKPTQEAKGQ; encoded by the coding sequence ATGTTCAAGACTTCAATCTGCCGCGCAGCCATTGCTGCCGTCCTCCTGGCAATGACTGCGCCTGGAACCCTTGCGTCCGTGGTTTTGACCGGTACCCGCGTCATCTACCCGGAGTCGGAGCGGGAAGTCAGCCTCAAACTCACCAACGAAGGAGACGCACCCTCCCTGGTACAGGCATGGATCGACGACGGCGACCCCAATGCGACGCCGGAGAACGCGAAATCACTATTCGTACTCACGCCGCCGCTGTTTAGACTGGACGCAAAGAAAGGTCAGACGCTACGCATCATTCAACTCCAGCAAGCGCTGTCTCGCGATCAGGAATCGCTGTTCTGGCTCAACGTTCTCGAAGTCCCGCCAATCGCATCCAGCAGCAAGGATCCGCAGAATTCGCTTCAGTTTGCCTTTCGGTCACGCATCAAGCTGTTCTTCCGTCCAACGGGATTGCCTGGCGACGCGGACAGCGCGCCCACCAAGGTTACCTGGCGCTTCGTACGCAAGGATGACGGCCATCATGTACTGACTGCAACAAATCCAACGCCGTACCACATCACCTACACAAAGGTCGAGGCAACCTCTGGCGGGCATGTGTACAGCAATGATGCCGGAGCAATGGTAAATCCCGGCGGCACAGTCGAGTTTGCCATCGATGACGCGTCGCCCGTGTCCGGCGAACCCGCGCAGGTCAGTTACACGTTTATCTCGGACTATGGCGCCGGTGTATCTGGCGTCCACAATGCGAAGCCAACACAGGAAGCGAAAGGGCAATGA
- a CDS encoding ATP-binding cassette domain-containing protein — MSMQITIRKRLVSRDRQFALDIGFESDSHRIAMFGPSGSGKTLTLRAIAGLLAPESGRIVLNGRTLFDSESGIDLPPQERRVAYLFQDYALFPHLTVAQNIAFGLNHGWRNPRRRELPPEAAHWVDAFGLREIVNQYPAEISGGQKQRVALARALAPKPDIVLLDEPFSALDPALRSRMREELLSLQANLDVPMVVISHDPQDVEILGDHVLEIREGRIFGSGTGKRHPPVYAPLPARVA; from the coding sequence ATGAGTATGCAGATCACCATCCGCAAGCGCCTGGTGTCGCGAGATCGCCAGTTCGCGCTCGACATCGGATTTGAGTCGGACAGTCACCGCATTGCGATGTTCGGCCCCTCCGGCTCTGGCAAGACCCTGACACTGCGCGCCATCGCCGGGTTGCTGGCGCCGGAAAGCGGGCGCATCGTACTCAACGGACGCACGCTGTTCGACAGCGAATCCGGCATCGACCTGCCGCCCCAGGAGCGCCGCGTGGCGTACCTGTTCCAGGACTACGCGCTGTTTCCGCATCTGACCGTGGCGCAGAACATCGCGTTCGGTCTGAACCACGGCTGGCGCAATCCCCGGCGGCGCGAGTTGCCGCCAGAGGCCGCGCACTGGGTCGATGCCTTCGGCTTGCGCGAGATCGTGAATCAATATCCGGCCGAGATCTCGGGCGGTCAGAAGCAGCGCGTGGCGCTGGCCCGCGCGCTGGCGCCCAAGCCGGATATCGTTCTGCTCGACGAACCGTTCTCGGCGCTGGACCCGGCGCTACGGTCGCGTATGCGCGAAGAGCTGCTGTCGCTGCAGGCGAACCTCGATGTGCCAATGGTTGTGATTTCGCACGATCCGCAAGACGTCGAGATCCTGGGCGACCACGTGCTCGAGATTCGCGAGGGCCGCATCTTTGGCAGCGGCACCGGCAAGCGGCATCCGCCGGTCTACGCGCCCCTGCCCGCACGCGTGGCCTGA
- a CDS encoding nucleoside 2-deoxyribosyltransferase, translated as MKMVYLAGFDVFREDARDWGEQLKALCMRYGYEGLYPLDKAAPSGLSGSATAQWIYEANIALIRRADVVMANLDDFRGSGEPDSGTAFEVGFAVALEKPVWGYAADAGTLLDRVRVRTDADGNARDARGYVVEDFGLSMNLMLACSVRRVTGDAEACLAAMAEADRQLAVRRD; from the coding sequence ATGAAGATGGTCTATCTCGCCGGCTTTGATGTGTTCCGCGAGGACGCGCGCGACTGGGGTGAACAGCTGAAGGCGCTGTGTATGCGGTATGGCTATGAAGGCTTGTATCCGCTGGACAAGGCGGCGCCGTCGGGGCTGTCGGGGTCAGCCACGGCACAATGGATCTACGAGGCCAACATCGCGTTGATTCGTCGCGCCGATGTCGTGATGGCGAATCTCGACGACTTCCGCGGGTCGGGGGAGCCAGACAGCGGTACTGCGTTCGAGGTTGGGTTTGCCGTGGCGCTGGAGAAGCCCGTCTGGGGCTATGCGGCCGATGCCGGCACGTTGCTGGATCGTGTGCGTGTCAGGACCGATGCCGACGGGAACGCGCGCGATGCGCGCGGTTATGTGGTGGAGGACTTCGGCTTGTCGATGAACCTGATGCTGGCTTGCAGCGTGCGGCGGGTGACGGGGGATGCCGAAGCGTGCCTGGCCGCGATGGCCGAAGCGGACCGCCAACTGGCGGTCCGGAGGGATTGA
- a CDS encoding tetratricopeptide repeat protein, protein MPTTMAAPRRFPRIHPLFVAATLAVTVAAAGVAGAAMWRQQSDVRQSEIARWQLMATSANDAAALSRLQRAAAAGEIAACAALGETLLSRTDTESRAQAEHWLSLAAASGHTRAQFLLGKAAMLGELASGRTDLPVAWRELGAAARVGDVGAAYYLGLLYRGGYGHTADPAAAAHWFRVAADGGVAQAMFLLANAYREGDGVPRNDATAVSWYEAAAEREHPASIQALAMAYRSGELGLSRDESNYRQHLAEAAHALKHPAINP, encoded by the coding sequence ATGCCAACAACTATGGCCGCACCGCGGCGCTTTCCTCGCATCCACCCGCTGTTTGTGGCGGCCACGCTGGCTGTAACCGTTGCGGCCGCTGGAGTCGCTGGCGCCGCCATGTGGCGACAGCAATCGGACGTGCGTCAAAGCGAGATCGCGCGATGGCAGTTGATGGCGACCTCGGCGAATGATGCCGCCGCACTGTCGCGGCTGCAGCGCGCAGCCGCGGCGGGCGAGATTGCGGCATGTGCGGCTCTCGGTGAAACACTACTGTCCCGGACGGACACCGAGAGCCGCGCGCAAGCGGAGCACTGGCTTAGCCTGGCGGCAGCGAGCGGCCACACCCGCGCGCAGTTCCTGCTTGGCAAAGCCGCGATGCTAGGTGAGTTGGCGTCCGGTCGTACGGACTTGCCTGTCGCATGGCGCGAACTCGGCGCGGCGGCAAGGGTGGGCGATGTTGGCGCGGCGTATTACCTGGGGCTGCTCTATCGTGGTGGCTATGGCCACACAGCGGACCCGGCTGCCGCCGCGCACTGGTTCAGAGTGGCTGCCGACGGTGGAGTTGCGCAGGCCATGTTCTTGCTGGCCAATGCCTACCGAGAGGGCGATGGCGTGCCGCGTAATGATGCTACTGCGGTGTCCTGGTACGAGGCTGCCGCCGAGCGGGAGCATCCGGCCTCGATCCAGGCGCTGGCGATGGCCTATCGCAGCGGAGAACTTGGCCTCTCGCGAGACGAGAGCAACTACCGCCAGCATCTGGCCGAGGCTGCGCATGCACTGAAGCATCCGGCGATCAATCCGTAA
- the modB gene encoding molybdate ABC transporter permease subunit has translation MDAVWVPLLLSLKVAGWATLLNAILGVAAAYAISRWRSSARDVVDAILTLPLVLPPTVLGYYLLVLVGRRGVFGAWLDRIGIELVFTWQGAVLASTVVAFPLVLKSARAAFEGVDHQLENAARVLGVSETGIFFRVTLPMALRGISAGVVLAFARALGEFGATLMVAGNLPGRTQTLSVAIYEAVQAGDDNTANLLVLVTSVTCIVLLVVAGRLVPPAARGVGEVYERRAFRREAVGK, from the coding sequence ATGGATGCCGTCTGGGTACCGCTGTTGCTGTCGCTCAAGGTAGCGGGCTGGGCCACGCTGCTGAACGCCATTCTTGGCGTGGCGGCCGCCTATGCGATATCGCGCTGGCGCTCGTCCGCGCGAGATGTGGTGGATGCCATCCTGACACTGCCGCTGGTTCTCCCACCCACCGTGCTCGGCTACTACCTGCTTGTGCTGGTGGGTCGGCGCGGCGTGTTTGGCGCATGGCTGGACCGGATCGGGATCGAGCTTGTATTCACATGGCAGGGCGCGGTGCTGGCGTCGACCGTGGTGGCATTTCCGCTCGTGCTGAAGTCCGCGCGCGCCGCGTTCGAAGGCGTCGATCACCAGCTTGAGAATGCCGCCCGGGTGCTGGGCGTATCGGAGACCGGCATCTTCTTTCGCGTCACGCTGCCGATGGCGCTGCGCGGCATCTCCGCTGGCGTGGTGCTGGCGTTTGCGCGGGCACTGGGCGAATTCGGCGCCACACTGATGGTGGCCGGCAACCTGCCGGGCCGCACCCAGACGCTCTCGGTGGCCATTTATGAAGCCGTGCAGGCTGGTGACGACAACACTGCCAACCTGCTGGTGCTGGTGACGTCGGTCACATGCATCGTGCTGCTGGTGGTGGCCGGCCGGCTTGTGCCGCCCGCCGCGCGTGGCGTTGGCGAGGTCTACGAGCGACGCGCCTTCCGGCGCGAAGCCGTGGGCAAGTGA
- a CDS encoding fimbrial protein, producing the protein MKHIRTKILATSLLLAALSPTAFAADGTIVFTGEIKGQTCSVAGEGRPAGDFTVVLPNVPSSLLNTGGNIAGNTPFAITLSNCTASLKKAAVYFEAGGNVDAVTGNLNNNAATNGAKNVQIALSNNDGSPIKLGAAYHAQNSKTVDIAGGNATLRYQAQYVATGTASAGLISTTLRYSVVYP; encoded by the coding sequence GTGAAACATATTCGAACAAAGATCCTTGCCACATCCCTGCTCCTTGCCGCGTTGAGTCCGACTGCATTTGCCGCGGATGGCACCATCGTCTTTACTGGCGAAATCAAGGGTCAAACCTGCTCCGTCGCGGGCGAAGGCAGGCCCGCCGGCGACTTCACCGTTGTGCTGCCCAACGTTCCATCCTCGCTGCTGAACACCGGCGGCAACATCGCAGGTAACACGCCTTTCGCTATTACGCTCTCTAACTGCACAGCATCCCTCAAGAAAGCGGCGGTTTACTTCGAAGCCGGCGGAAACGTGGATGCCGTCACCGGCAACCTGAATAACAACGCTGCCACCAACGGCGCAAAGAACGTCCAGATCGCCCTGTCGAACAACGATGGGAGCCCCATCAAACTAGGGGCCGCGTACCACGCGCAGAACTCGAAAACCGTGGACATTGCAGGCGGCAATGCAACACTGCGGTACCAGGCCCAGTACGTGGCAACTGGCACAGCCTCAGCCGGCCTAATCAGCACTACATTGAGGTACTCCGTCGTGTACCCGTAA